Proteins from a single region of Nitrospinota bacterium:
- a CDS encoding tetratricopeptide repeat protein, with the protein MTKVLSFTKSLTPLDRRTFSMPLVLAGWMMIANCSALPLGQSSSMRDGDLASSYAVKSVKTDKTTQASKDPRAYYHFLLALKAESESQFELAASHYGEVVKHDPTVEEMHETLAVLLLRSGQLDELLKVCQSSLEQFPNNPALNLILADVLAGRKDYYGAIKYYRKAAEADPDGSRAYLLMGTVYDALKQYDPAREMYEKVVLTEPSNPLGYHLLSQSQIRQGDLEAAQVSLGKAVSLRPNFIQAREHFAWVLMKLGITEQAIRELKLLIKLDPRNEKVRKYLEQLQNISSAAKAVPLDSQDVPEDLSRPVDIHMNIAAIFYEQADYLKALDEFQLALIGEDRKEPHMLMSRIYEILGRLDKAIDEFEILRKMDPESVDILRYTARLYSLNEQPNEAVLLVEKAVHIQPKNDSLYHSLSLAYMAVEKFDLAIESMRTAITLNDSKDSYYFELGALLERSGKYTDAIENMQRAIELNPMHSNAHNFIGYMYAQEGQYLDKALTHLKKALSIQPRNGYFLDSLGWIYFKQGDSEKALTEIKKAMVYTSPDPVLYDHLGDVQFALKNYDEAHGAWQTSLSLTRVKKDDPDGGEVPDEKTLEEKINKVGRLLRESY; encoded by the coding sequence ATGACAAAAGTCTTAAGTTTCACCAAGTCCCTCACTCCTCTGGATAGAAGAACCTTTAGTATGCCGTTGGTGCTTGCGGGGTGGATGATGATCGCCAATTGCAGTGCACTGCCTCTGGGCCAGTCTTCTTCAATGAGGGATGGTGACCTTGCTTCATCGTATGCCGTAAAAAGCGTGAAAACGGACAAAACCACGCAAGCTTCCAAAGACCCCAGGGCTTATTATCATTTTCTTCTGGCCCTGAAAGCTGAAAGCGAATCGCAATTTGAACTTGCGGCCTCGCATTACGGGGAAGTGGTGAAACACGACCCGACCGTGGAGGAAATGCATGAAACGTTAGCGGTTCTGCTTCTCAGGTCCGGACAATTGGACGAGCTTCTCAAAGTTTGCCAGAGTTCTTTGGAGCAGTTTCCCAATAACCCCGCCCTCAATCTGATCCTGGCGGATGTTCTGGCGGGACGCAAAGATTATTACGGCGCTATTAAATATTACCGCAAGGCGGCGGAGGCGGACCCCGATGGGTCCAGGGCTTATCTGCTCATGGGGACGGTGTACGACGCTCTCAAACAATACGACCCGGCCAGGGAAATGTACGAGAAGGTGGTTTTGACCGAACCGTCGAACCCTCTGGGTTATCATCTTCTGAGCCAGTCGCAAATTCGTCAAGGCGATTTAGAAGCCGCTCAGGTGAGCCTGGGGAAAGCCGTTTCCTTAAGACCTAACTTTATCCAGGCGAGGGAGCATTTTGCCTGGGTTCTAATGAAACTGGGAATAACCGAACAGGCAATCCGGGAATTAAAATTGCTCATTAAGTTGGACCCCCGTAATGAAAAAGTCCGCAAATATCTTGAACAACTGCAGAATATTTCGTCTGCGGCAAAAGCAGTCCCCCTGGACTCCCAGGACGTTCCCGAAGATTTGAGCCGCCCGGTTGATATTCATATGAATATCGCGGCAATTTTTTATGAGCAGGCGGATTATCTTAAAGCTCTGGATGAATTTCAACTTGCCCTGATCGGTGAGGACAGGAAAGAACCGCACATGCTCATGTCCAGAATCTATGAAATTCTGGGAAGGTTGGACAAAGCCATTGATGAATTTGAAATTCTGAGAAAAATGGACCCGGAGTCGGTGGATATCTTGCGCTACACCGCACGCTTGTACAGTTTGAACGAGCAACCCAATGAAGCGGTTCTGTTGGTTGAGAAGGCGGTTCACATTCAACCTAAAAATGATTCCCTGTACCACTCGCTGTCGCTGGCCTATATGGCTGTGGAGAAATTTGATCTTGCCATTGAAAGCATGCGCACCGCTATTACCCTAAATGACAGTAAAGATTCCTATTATTTTGAGTTGGGGGCTCTTTTGGAGCGGTCGGGGAAATACACGGACGCCATAGAGAATATGCAGAGGGCCATCGAATTAAACCCCATGCACTCGAACGCGCATAATTTTATCGGCTATATGTATGCCCAGGAAGGGCAGTATCTGGACAAGGCGTTGACGCATTTAAAGAAAGCGCTTTCCATTCAGCCGCGCAATGGATATTTTCTGGACAGTCTGGGCTGGATTTATTTTAAACAGGGGGATTCGGAAAAAGCGTTGACGGAAATCAAAAAAGCCATGGTCTACACCTCCCCGGATCCGGTTCTTTATGACCATCTGGGCGATGTCCAGTTTGCCTTGAAAAACTATGATGAAGCGCACGGCGCCTGGCAAACCAGCTTATCGCTGACCCGGGTTAAAAAAGATGATCCTGATGGTGGAGAAGTTCCGGACGAGAAGACCCTGGAGGAAAAAATAAAT
- a CDS encoding DciA family protein, whose amino-acid sequence MSQQRPWSGIRSILSHSLKQVVVDPRDSLELMALRWALVAGKEIAEVTQVNKVTPKTLYIDVAGNEWLSALQALQEKIIAEMREQEGCGELTRILFKVVSASPSKTRTQAAIKDNAEKEIKK is encoded by the coding sequence ATGAGCCAACAACGCCCCTGGTCGGGGATTCGCTCGATTCTTTCGCATTCGCTAAAACAGGTTGTTGTCGATCCCAGGGATTCCCTGGAGTTGATGGCGCTCCGCTGGGCGCTCGTCGCGGGAAAAGAAATCGCCGAAGTCACGCAAGTAAACAAAGTGACACCGAAAACGCTTTACATCGATGTGGCGGGGAACGAATGGTTGTCCGCTCTGCAGGCGTTGCAAGAAAAAATAATTGCTGAAATGCGAGAGCAGGAAGGTTGTGGAGAATTAACGCGGATCCTGTTTAAGGTCGTGTCAGCCTCTCCATCGAAAACCCGAACCCAAGCGGCCATTAAGGATAATGCGGAAAAGGAAATCAAGAAATGA